One window of the Cryptomeria japonica chromosome 7, Sugi_1.0, whole genome shotgun sequence genome contains the following:
- the LOC131071203 gene encoding protein LIGHT-DEPENDENT SHORT HYPOCOTYLS 4, whose product MNAADGNVEGQGGSSNEPGSSSSSPGAVAAAAAAAPLSRYESQKRRDWNTFGQYLKNHRPPLALSRCSGAHVLEFLRYLDQFGKTKVHLQSCPFFGHPHPPAPCACPLRQAWGSLDALIGRLRAAYEEHGGKPESNPFGTRPVRSYLREVREHQSKARGIAYEKKKRKRPPPAQQQQQQQQNPPLQPPQQPQVAAPPGGGSGGGGGGGGGGGGASSSLAFLNQS is encoded by the coding sequence atgaatgcGGCGGACGGTAACGTAGAGGGTCAGGGCGGGTCGAGCAACGAGCCGGGTAGCTCCTCGTCGTCTCCCGGCGCTGTGGCGGCGGCGGCGGCGGCGGCGCCGCTAAGCCGTTACGAGTCGCAGAAGAGGAGGGACTGGAACACGTTCGGGCAGTATCTGAAGAACCACAGGCCGCCTTTAGCATTATCTAGATGTAGCGGCGCGCACGTGCTGGAATTTCTGCGCTACCTAGACCAGTTTGGGAAGACCAAAGTGCACTTACAGTCGTGCCCCTTTTTTGGCCACCCACATCCACCTGCGCCCTGTGCCTGCCCTTTGCGCCAGGCTTGGGGCAGCCTTGATGCCCTCATTGGCCGCCTTCGTGCCGCCTATGAAGAACACGGTGGGAAGCCCGAATCCAACCCTTTTGGTACAAGGCCAGTTCGTTCTTATCTGAGAGAAGTTCGTGAGCACCAGTCTAAAGCGAGGGGCATTGCTTATGAGAAGAAGAAGCGCAAACGCCCGCCACCAGCAcaacagcagcagcagcagcagcaaaATCCGCCGCTTCAGCCGCCGCAACAGCCGCAGGTTGCGGCGCCGCCTGGCGGCGGCAGCGGCGGGGGTGGTGGTGGCGGCGGTGGGGGAGGGGGGGCTTCGTCGTCGCTTGCGTTTCTTAACCAGAGTTGA